The sequence AACCTCGGCTCATGCCTGTCCAAATCCAATGCAGCATCAATTGATACCTTCTTGACATGGCGTTTACGTTGGAGCAACTTCGCGGTTTCGTAACGGTCGCGGACGAGCTGCACTTCGGGCGCGCGGCTGCCCGGCTGCAGATGACGCAGCCCCCCTTGAGTCGCCAGATCCAGAAGCTGGAACGCGTCGTGGGCGCCCAGCTGCTGGAGCGGGACAACCGGCGGGTCACCCTCACGGCCGCGGGCGCGGCGTTCCTGGTCGAGGCCCGCCGCCTGCTCATTCTCGCCGACTCCGCCCCTGAGCTGGCCCGGCGGGTGTCCTCCGGGGCCAGCGGCGTGGTCCGGATCGGGTTCACCGCCGCCTCGGCGTACGGGATCCTCGGCGAGCTGCTGAACGACCTGAGCCGCGAGCTGCCCGACGTCGACGTCGAGCTGGCCGAGATGGTGACCCGCGAGCAGGTGGCCGGCCTGCTCAAGGAGGAGGTCGACCTCGGGCTGGCCCGCCCACCCTTCGACGAGGAGGCCTTCGGCTCGCGGCTGCTGCACCGGGAGGCGCTGCTCGTCGCCGCGCCCGTGGGTCACCGGCTGCTGGAGCTGGGCCGGCCGGCGACGGCGGTGGACCTGGCGGGCGAGCCGGTGGTCATGCACTCGCCGACCAAGGCGAAGTACTTCTACGACCTGGTCGCGGGCGTCGTGCCGATCGCCGCCGAGAACACCGTGCACACCGTGAGCCAGGTGCTCACCATGCTGTGGCTCGTGGCGGCCGGTCGAGGCGTCGCGTTCGTCCCCGCGTCCGCCGCGCGGCTGCCGATCGAGGGGGTCGGGTTCGTCCGGCTGGAAACACCGGCACCCGAGCCGGTCGAGCTCCACCTGTTGTGGGCCAGAGACTCGAAGAACCCGGCCCTGCGGCAGGCGCTGGCCGTGCTGGAGCGGCGGACCGGAGACGCGTGATGCCTGGCGAGCATCGTTCGATGCGGAACTGCTCTTGGACATGCATCGTCGCCGGTTCTTACCGTGATCGCGACCACCGTCCGCGCCACCGGCTGACCCCGGCGCGGACCCGGACCCAAGGACACGATCACCGTGACGCTGCTGCCCCCGGACGTTCTCGCTGACCGGCTGAAGTCGGGCCTGCTCTCGTTCCCGGTCACCCACTTCGACGCCGACCTGCAGTTCGACGAGCCGCGGTACCGCGAGCACCTGGCCTGGCAGGCGAGCTTCGACGTCGCCGGCCTGTTCGCCGCCGGCGGCACGGGTGAGGGATTCTCGCTCAACTCGGCCGAGATGGACCGGGTCGTCCGGGTCGCCGTCGACGAGGTGGCCGGCAAGGTCCCGGTCATCGCGCCGGCCACCGGCGGCACCGCCGTCTCCATCGCCCAGGCGCAGGCCGCCCAGGCCGCCGGCGCCTCCGGGCTGCTGCTGTTCCCGCCGTACCTCACCGAGGCCAGCCAGCAGGGCCTGGTGGAGCACATCAGCGCGGTGTGCCGAGCGACCGAGCTGGGCGTCATCGTCTACAGCCGGGCGAACGCGGTGCTCACCGACGCCACCGTCGCCGAGATCGCCGACCGGAACCCCAACCTGATCGGGCTCAAGGACGGCGTGGGCGACATCGAGCAGATGACCCGCACCTACGCCCGGGTCGGCGACCGGCTGATCTACGTCGGTGGGCTGCCGACCGCCGAGACGTTCGCGCTGCCGCTGCTTCAGCTCGGCGTGAGCACCTACTCCTCGGCGCTGTACAACTTCCTGCCCGAGTTCGCGCTCCGGTTCTACGCGGCCGTACGCGCCCAGGACCGGCCGGCGGTCTACCAGATGCTCACCGACTTCGTGATCCCGTACCTGGACATCCGGGACCGGGCGAAGGGGTATGCGGTCTCCATCGTCAAGGCCGGCCTGACCGCGGTCGGGCGCGACGGCGGCCGGGTCCGGCCCCCGCTGACGGACCTGACCGAGACCGAGCTCGCCGAGCTGACCACCCTGGTCGAGAAGATCTCCTGACCAGCTCACCGACACCGAGAGGACGGCGATGACCGGCCGCACCCCGACCGTGGCCCGTGTCGAGGCGGTGCCCGTCGCGGGGCACGACAGCATGCTGCTCAACCTCAGCGGCGCGCACGGCCCCTTCTTCACCCGCAACATCGCCATCGTCACCGACAGCGAGGGCCGGGTCGGCGTCGGCGAGGTGCCCGGCGGTGAGGCGATCCGCCGCACCATCTCCGACGCCGGTGAGCTGCTCGTCGGGCAGCCCGTCGCGCAGTTCGGCCGGCTGCTGCGTGCGGTGGCCGACACGTTCGCCGACCGGGACGCAGGCGGGCGCGGTCTGCAGACCTTCGACCTGCGGACGACGGTCCACGCGGTGACCGCGCTGGAGTCGGCGCTGCTCGACCTGCTGGGCCAGCAGCTCGGCGTGCCGGTAGCGGAGCTGCTTGGCGACGGACAGCAGCGCGACGCGGTCCCGATGCTCGGCTACCTCTTCTACATCGGTGACCGCCGGTCCACCGACCTGCCCTACCTCGACGAGGCCGAACCGGCCGACGACTGGGAGCGGCTGCGCCGCGGGCCGGCGCTGACCCCCGACGCGGTCGTGGCGCTGGCCGAGGCGGCCCAGGCCCGCTACGGGTTCGCCGACTTCAAGCTCAAGGGCGGCGTGCTGGCCGGCGAGCAGGAGGTCGCCGCGGTCCGCGCCCTCGCCGAGCGGTTCCCGGACGCCCGCATCACGCTCGACCCGAACGGCGGCTGGCTCCTGGCCGAGGCCGTCGAGCTCTGCCGCGACCTGCACGGGGTGCTCGCCTACGCCGAGGACCCGGTCGGAGCCGAGGGCGGGTTCTCGGGGCGCGAAACGATGGCGGAGTTCCGGCGCGTCACGGGACTGCCGACGGCCACCAACATGATCGCGACCGACTGGCGCCAGCTGGCCCACGCGGTGCGGTCGAACGCGGTGGACATCCCGCTCGCCGATCCGCACTTCTGGACGATGCGCGGCTCGGTCCGGGTCGCCCAGCTGTGCCACGACTTCGGCCTCACCTGGGGTTCGCACTCGAACAACCACTTCGACATCTCGCTGGCGATGTTCACCCACGTGGGCGCGGCCGCCCCTGGCGAGATCACCGCCCTCGACACGCACTGGATCTGGCAGGACGGGCAGGCGCTCACCCGCAGGCCGTTGCAGATCCGGGATGGGCAGATCGCCGTACCCACCGCGCCCGGCCTGGGGGTCGAGCTCGACCGCGACGCCCTGGCGGCGGCGCACGAGCTGTACCTGGAGCACGGCCTGGGCGCCCGCGACGACGCCGTGGCGATGCAGTACCTCGTCCCCGGCTGGGCGTTCGATCCCAAGCGCCCCTGCCTGGTCCGCTGACCGCCGCCCCAGCGTCCCCACGAAGGAGAGACATGACCACCCCCACCCCTGTCCCGGCCGCCCCCGCCGTCCTCGACCGGATCGAGTCGGTGACCCTCTCGTCGGTCACCCTCCCGCTGGGCACCGGGATCAGCGACGCGAAGGTGCTCACCGGCCGGCAGCGGCCGATGACGGAGGTCGCGTTCCTCTTCGCCGAGATCCGTACCGAGGCGGGGTTCGAGGGCGTCGGCTTCAGCTACTCCAAGCGGGCCGGCGGGCCGGCACAGTTCGCGCACGCCCGGGAGGTCGCCCCCGACCTGATCGGCGAGGACCCCAGCGACATCGGCCGGCTGTGGACCAAGCTCGTCTGGTCCGGCGCCTCGGTCGGGCGCAGCGGCGCGGCCACCCAGGCGCTCGCCGCGATCGACGTCGCGCTCTGGGACCTCAAGGCGAAGCGCGCCGGGCTGCCGCTGGCCAAGCTGCTGGGCGCGCACCGGGACTCGGTCCGTTGCTACAACACCTCCGGCGGCTTTCTGCACGAGTCGATCGAGCAGGTGCTGGAGAACGCGACCCGAACCCTCGAGTCGGGCGTCGGCGGCATCAAGATCAAAGTTGGTCAGCCCGACTCCGCGGAGGACCTGCGCCGCGTTCGCGCCGTCCGCGAGCACCTCGGGGACGCCGTCCCGTTCATGGTGGACGCCAATCAGCAGTGGGACCGGCCGACCGCCATGCGGGTCGGTCGGGCGCTGGAGGAGTTCGGCCTGGTCTGGATCGAGGAGCCGCTGGACGCCTA comes from Micromonospora purpureochromogenes and encodes:
- a CDS encoding LysR family transcriptional regulator, encoding MAFTLEQLRGFVTVADELHFGRAAARLQMTQPPLSRQIQKLERVVGAQLLERDNRRVTLTAAGAAFLVEARRLLILADSAPELARRVSSGASGVVRIGFTAASAYGILGELLNDLSRELPDVDVELAEMVTREQVAGLLKEEVDLGLARPPFDEEAFGSRLLHREALLVAAPVGHRLLELGRPATAVDLAGEPVVMHSPTKAKYFYDLVAGVVPIAAENTVHTVSQVLTMLWLVAAGRGVAFVPASAARLPIEGVGFVRLETPAPEPVELHLLWARDSKNPALRQALAVLERRTGDA
- the kdgD gene encoding 5-dehydro-4-deoxyglucarate dehydratase translates to MTLLPPDVLADRLKSGLLSFPVTHFDADLQFDEPRYREHLAWQASFDVAGLFAAGGTGEGFSLNSAEMDRVVRVAVDEVAGKVPVIAPATGGTAVSIAQAQAAQAAGASGLLLFPPYLTEASQQGLVEHISAVCRATELGVIVYSRANAVLTDATVAEIADRNPNLIGLKDGVGDIEQMTRTYARVGDRLIYVGGLPTAETFALPLLQLGVSTYSSALYNFLPEFALRFYAAVRAQDRPAVYQMLTDFVIPYLDIRDRAKGYAVSIVKAGLTAVGRDGGRVRPPLTDLTETELAELTTLVEKIS
- a CDS encoding enolase C-terminal domain-like protein — its product is MTGRTPTVARVEAVPVAGHDSMLLNLSGAHGPFFTRNIAIVTDSEGRVGVGEVPGGEAIRRTISDAGELLVGQPVAQFGRLLRAVADTFADRDAGGRGLQTFDLRTTVHAVTALESALLDLLGQQLGVPVAELLGDGQQRDAVPMLGYLFYIGDRRSTDLPYLDEAEPADDWERLRRGPALTPDAVVALAEAAQARYGFADFKLKGGVLAGEQEVAAVRALAERFPDARITLDPNGGWLLAEAVELCRDLHGVLAYAEDPVGAEGGFSGRETMAEFRRVTGLPTATNMIATDWRQLAHAVRSNAVDIPLADPHFWTMRGSVRVAQLCHDFGLTWGSHSNNHFDISLAMFTHVGAAAPGEITALDTHWIWQDGQALTRRPLQIRDGQIAVPTAPGLGVELDRDALAAAHELYLEHGLGARDDAVAMQYLVPGWAFDPKRPCLVR
- a CDS encoding L-talarate/galactarate dehydratase is translated as MTTPTPVPAAPAVLDRIESVTLSSVTLPLGTGISDAKVLTGRQRPMTEVAFLFAEIRTEAGFEGVGFSYSKRAGGPAQFAHAREVAPDLIGEDPSDIGRLWTKLVWSGASVGRSGAATQALAAIDVALWDLKAKRAGLPLAKLLGAHRDSVRCYNTSGGFLHESIEQVLENATRTLESGVGGIKIKVGQPDSAEDLRRVRAVREHLGDAVPFMVDANQQWDRPTAMRVGRALEEFGLVWIEEPLDAYDAEGHAQLARALDTAVATGEMLTSVAEHYELIRAGAVDILQPDAPRIGGITQFLKLATLADHSNLQLAPHFAMEIHAHLAAAYPHEPWVEHFDWLYPLFNERLETRGGRMYISDRPGLGITLSEQARAWTVDRVHVDASR